Part of the Prunus dulcis chromosome 8, ALMONDv2, whole genome shotgun sequence genome is shown below.
cttgatttggaaagaatgggcatacgaaggggtttatggatgaacaggaacagtgataaagctagaagggatcttgcattcttttctatgaaaccgaatgacaaaaaagagtttctaaagtttgtatcgtctgtaaagtttcctgatgggtatgcttctaatatcgcacgttgcgtgaatgttgacgggggtaaatttactggacttaagagccatgactgccatgtgtttatgcaacgcctacttcctgtgggtattcgacatctattgccggaagatgttgtgaagccaatcatgttgttgtccagatttttttcccaactgacggcaaaaacattgcgaaagacagacatgtttcagttgcgccatgacattgtccaagtcctatgcaagtttgagatgatatttcctccagctttcttcacaagtatgatgcacgtgatggttcacttgccagaagaggcattgcttgctggtcctgtcaactatcgctggatgtatccaatagaaaggtatataatccttatcgtttgtgtatgcatcattatcacaggcttgctaatttgtatcatatcgttttattttgacaggcttctcggagagctgaaaaaaagttacgcaacagggcaaagcccgaaggatcaattatagaggcttgggttcaatatgagtcgcttactttctgtggaatgtatttaaaagatgtggagatggctttcaatcgtcctcagcgcaataatgacggaggtatgagaaaggaaaaactttctgtttttgcccaaagcgcacgaccctttggagatcctggacgaggagagtcgttttctagaaatgacatggaggtagcgcattggttcgtactgaacaattgtgatgagataatggcatacttagatgagcatgaagagatgatgaagcgagaacatccatcacatttagttgcccagaaacaacgtgaattgtttccacaatggtttttggattctgtaagttataagtgttttgtatttgacaaatataaattgtagtatttaattttgtcagactaacatgtgaatggttttgtattatattaggtgaataagttgaaatcatcgaattcccccacttacagtgatgagttatataacttggccttCGGCCCGattcgcgctgaattgttttcgggttgttatattaacggcgttaaatttttgggggctgcacgagatgacaagttgtgtacgcaaaacagcggtgtccatgtcccaggtggaggcgaaagtacgaacattgatttctatggcaaactcacaaatgtcgctcaattgctttacaaagatcgataccaagtgatcatgtttaagtgtcgatggtttgatagcaacccaaataggccggaaagtgttaaaatcgaccatggcttactatctgtgaacattaacagaacttggtatgatgacgacccttacattttggcaaacatggcaacacaaattgtgtatctagatgaccctaaagccggagcagttggaaagttgttcagaagatggatcataggaacgtgtatgctataccagaactagacccaacTGACAACGgcgtcgacaatgtggctgaccaacgtttagaatcttcaatggaaaatgatgcgaaaacacttcgagatacacatgttatacaagaaccgtttcaaatacaaggagtgtcttcaatcgaaataccgattcagtcaattacaattgacctcggggatcttccaagattcgatgttgcagtgggcccgAGCAACGAAGATGATGTAgttatagaggaggaggaggaggattgggagaccgaaagtgatgatagcgacgataacgaaagttattatagttcagatgatgaataatgaatttttttgtaattttattatgctagtgtacagattttgtgtaatacaaatgtttgaatatatgtagttgttatatccaaaccttatatatgtggacaactgaaacattattaaaataaatttagttataaaacattggtaaatcaatatatccaaacccttttaataataatttttaaattttttttgacaaaacacgtttacaaaatgaaaatgatacaaaatttgttataaaacattgataaataaatatatccaaacctttttcatacaaagtttgaaaattattgacaccaaacatttttcaaaaatgaaaacccttgcgcgacgaagtaaacctcgtcgtgcaaagtttgcgcgacccaCAATACACTAGTCGCGTAAAGTTAAAACATTGCGCGACAAATATCATCCGTCACGCGATGAAAGTTTGCGCGAGGACAAgcataatttcgtcgcgcaaatatatattattttataatatattatatatacacatatatatttgaaattgacgatcgagttagttcattgtattcatatagggtcatggagtgtagctgtaaaaaatcatcaaaatcggagttaaaataaccgttaaatcatgacttttcatttataaccgttcaaaagttttgtcccgttacttgatctctgaatgtttttttttttccgatttttggggtctaagatctcgaagtataaacaaacaagtttgacggctggatTACTGAAACTACTTTCGTAGAATGTCtatgccatcaaaaccatatattcaccaacaatgaatagtttacttatactttcgttaaatataacataagattatgtggtatccccctagtgtaaacatcttaaattgaagatcaaattcagtaattgtattcatatagggtcaagaaaagtagctgtaaaaaatcataaaaatcagagctaaaataactgttaaatcatgacttttaatttagaaccgtcgaaaagttttgtcccattacttgatcttttaatgtttgtttttttcggcgtatacgatctcgaagtataaaaaaacaagttttccggttggatcattaaaactagtttcgggtttagggtttcagcggtttagggtttagggtttagtgtATAGGGTTCTCGCGACGAATAGGTGTCtttggtcgcacaaagccTGCAGAGAACTGTCTTGCGTGACGAATCCAAGCCccgtcgtcgcgcaatctcaaCCAGCCCTTTCACCCCCTTCCTCCTTGAACACTTAGTCAAAAACATTTCAAGTTTATAGAAAGCTGACTTGCGCGACGCAGTtggtattcgtcgcgcaatctctctacaaataaaccctaaaccccaaattttggctGAATTACAACATTGCGTGACGAAGTAGATTCTTTGGTCGCACAGAGCCTGCATACAACAGTTTTGCGCGAGGAACTCAAGCCTCGTCGTCTTGCAATCTCAGCCAGCCCTTTCACCCCCTTCCTCCTTGAACACTTAGTCAAAAAAATTTTCGCGTCTACAAGAAGCTGACTTGCGCGACGCTTTtcatattcgtcgcgcaatctctctacaataaaccctaaaccccaaattttggcggaattacaacattgcgcgacgactaAGTTTCTTTGGTGGCACAAAGCATGCAAGGAacagtcttgcgcgacgaaagcaGGCctcgtcgtcgcgcaatctcagcCAGCCCTTTCNNNNNNNNNNNNNNNNNNNNNNNNNNNNNNNNNNNNNNNNNNNNNNNNNNNNNNNNNNNNNNNNNNNNNNNNNNNNNNNNNNNNNNNNNNNNNNNNNNNNCAAACATGTAAGATAAGTATGTAACCAGTGCATGCTGAAGAAAAATGCCAGAAGGCTGCTCCCACAAACCTTTGGTGCACCAATTCCATCCTTCTTAGCTTCTATTACATTACCATGAGCATCAATTCTTTTCTTGACTATATCGTGTCGCTGCAAGTAGATATATCATAAATTGTGATTGTTAACAAGAAGTAAGCATGACATTCAAGAAAGTTGGTCACAAGCAACATGATTGCAATAAAAGTCAATATTAAACATGTTCCTAACACAATTGCAATTTTTAACGCAGAAAAACAATTAACAAGAAGCAGCTGCCTGTAGTATTATACTATGTCAAAATGTTGTTCTCCACTGATATCCATTGTGTCAAGACTGAGTAATGAGCACCGGATAGCAGGAAAAGTTACATCAAACTGCAGtttcaaccaaaaacaaataatcaGTAAAACTAGAACCAGTAACGACTATGTGGGACAATATTTCACATGCAAATGCACTACTCCATGTAAAAGTGCAAAACCAGAATGGATGTAAATGTATGAACATAACAGATAAAAAGGTGTTTTACAAAATAACAACTATAACTTGCAAAGAATGATAATTTGAACCTTTGAAGTTATTGTAAAATGAATGGTTTAACATTGATCACTTAAAAGTGAACATGGGGAAGCAAAAATACAGAGATCATTACATTGATATGTAAGGTTTCTCCTCTTGAAGCATCTACAAGCAGCTTTGACTCTGTAACAGTGTGGAGGTATAGTCCTGCAAGCACAAGCAagtaaaagaataaataaacaaataaaatacaactttataatattatataacaGCAAAATAAGTGGTCATAGCTCCAGCATTCATCCAATTGGATCGATGACTGCAGCagtaaaagggaaaaagaactCAGCATTACAAACAGATTTAATAGAATTATTGTGCCGCTTATTGATAGTTTTGATCCCTTGATCGATGGCCAATGGCTACTATCAAGGCCTTCCATCATCTAATCCACcacaaatatttattcatCACGACGAATAGCTACAAATATGATCCTCTAACTAACTCCAATTTCCCCTCCACAAATTTATTCATCAAGAAGAAACTTTTAATTGTCCCTgaaaaaaacccaattaaTCCAAGCCCAGTGTGTGAAGTGAACCAAATTGACTtttaacacaaaaataaaattaaacaaaaatctCAGTTGATCCATTTACAAACAATAGATATAGATGACAGAAGCAATCCAGCACAACCCAAATGCTACAATTTCTAAACTTTTTCCGCACCTCAGAACTATTAGAAAAGCGAAAAATAAacaggggggagagagagagagttgataaatagaaaaagtgaaaaagggTTGCATACTGAGCTCAGAGAAGAAAAGCAAGAGGATAAGGAGGGAAGAGGCGAGGGTAATAATGCCACCGGAGAGTGTACGGCTGAAGAAATCGTCATTGATTTTAGGGTAGGCGTCCAAATTCCTCAGCTTCTGAAGGATGCTGTCCATGGTCACTGGCCTGCGTTGACTACTCTCAACaaattcctttcttttctgttcttttcttttcatttcttatATACgacaatacaaaataaaataaaatgcttAATTACCGTTTTCATCTCCACTTAAATGTTAATCTCAATTTAGTCCctcgaaccaatttttcgcaCTTAACCCTctgcttttattttctcacaTAAAATATGCTCGACTTTTGTTCCTATTCTCTGCAAGTGACTTCTTCTTCCCTAAATTCTTACTCTTGCatcttcaaaaaaaattaaaaattaaaaaattcctTCTTTCTCATTGAAAATCATGTGGTGATCCTCCCAATATAACcataaaaaaatcatgtgGTGGTGGCTACAACGTAATGGACTTATTCCTTGTAGATGGACTTTTTTATGGGTTTGAGGTTTCAATTGGATTTAATGTTTTGTCAATGTAGAGTGGagctctttttctttgtttttttctcttttttttgacTTATTTATAGTAGCACCCTTAAAATTAAGATTAAATTTCACATTGTTCCTAAAAGTCAAAGTGGCCCACTTCGCCCCCTTCACCAAGGTTTGATGTTCCACCTTGCCCCTCGGCATTAGCTCCATCCAAAAGTCTCTAAAAATTGATGATATGGCAACGATGTTTACGTAACTTTGTATGTGCCAGTTttacatttaaataattttaaaaaattaaaaattaaatagatgtctaagcaaaagcaaagaaaaaacctCTCTGGGTAAGACATTAGCTGATGGGGGTTCTTTTTATGTCGCAATTCCGGTGGCTGTCGATTTTGAACTGGAAGAGGGTTTTTGTGAGTTTCCGGTGGCCACCGGTTATGAACTAGAAGAGGGTTCTTTTGGCTTTTGGTGACGCAATTCCGTGGGAAATAGGGCTACCACGAAAAGTGTGGTGAACGTTGATGGTTTAGCTCAACATGGGGACATGGGACAATATGCATCTAGTCGAAGAAGGGGACTTAAGGTGGGAGGTGCGTGGCCTCATAGTAATCCAAAGACCTCGGTGGGGCGGGGCGGGGTTTCGAGATAGAAAAAAGAGGTGCTTATAGATGTGTTTGGGCCAAGAAATTCCACACGCCAGCCCACTTCTCACAAAGCAGCCCAAACAAACATAAAGAGGCCCATGTCTTTTACGAAGTGGTAGAGTTGTAAAATACATGAAGCAGGTCAATAAAATTGCCAATTAAAAAATGGCAAATTGACCACCAAACAGATcaataaaaatctaaaaaattggATTGGGCCCAGCTTCTAAAAATTCTCACCACTACTCTCAAGAAGCccataaacaagtcagcagaTTCTTCTTGGAAGGTCTATTCGCAGAAAACCCACTTGATTGcctgactttgaaaagtcaacaatttcaaccaTCATAAGAGAGTAGATAAGGAGTTAATGAAGGCAGATCTTAAAACAGGAAAATATCTTCGGTCTTTTCAGTcaaaagaagatcaaaatcccTTTCTATATAAATCTGCATCAGGACAGACATCATTTCCAAGGGATAAGCAGACTACATTTTCTAAAGAGATAAGTAGGGTATAGGGAGTTGTTCATctggaaaatcaaactaaccatcactGCAGATTGAACTCTTACAAAGAGCAGTTAAAGGTCAAAAAAGGATtaggttttcttttaaaaagagCAGAGAAGTGATCACCATAATGAACTGACTGTTAATAGGTTTGTCTGCCAGAATAGATAAAAATCTCATTTTCCTTAACATTTAAAATAGAAGATCTTGCCTCTAGGAAATCTgtcgcccattattaaaagattagaagTCCCACTCCAGCACTTTCCTATAAATATGATAGGAGGTGAACAAATCAAAGACAgccaaaaatcaatcaaaaacaaaaactcaaaatga
Proteins encoded:
- the LOC117638362 gene encoding endoplasmic reticulum-Golgi intermediate compartment protein 3-like; the encoded protein is MDSILQKLRNLDAYPKINDDFFSRTLSGGIITLASSLLILLLFFSELRLYLHTVTESKLLVDASRGETLHINFDVTFPAIRCSLLSLDTMDISGEQHFDIRHDIVKKRIDAHGNVIEAKKDGIGAPKEEGGERAG